Proteins found in one Streptomyces sp. CB09001 genomic segment:
- a CDS encoding cysteine desulfurase, producing the protein MTQLPGLLDTEAIRKDFPILDRQVHDGHKLVYLDNAATSQKPRQVLDALSEYYERYNANVHRGVHVLAEEATALYEGARDKVAEFINAPSRDEVIFTKNASESLNLVANMLGWADDPYRVDHETEIVITEMEHHSNIVPWQLLAQRTGAKLRWFGLTDDGRLDLSNIDEVITEKTKIVSFVLVSNILGTHNPVEAIVRRAQEVGALVCIDASQAAPHMPLDVQALQADFVAFTGHKMCGPTGIGVLWGRQELLEDLPPFLGGGEMIETVSMHSSTYAPAPHKFEAGTPPIAGAVGLGAAIDYLNSIGMDRILAHEHALTEYAVKRLLEVPDLRIIGPTTAEERGAAISFTLGDIHPHDVGQVLDEQGIAVRVGHHCARPVCLRYGIPATTRASFYLYSTPAEIDALVDGLEHVRNFFG; encoded by the coding sequence GTGACACAGCTGCCGGGCCTCCTCGACACCGAGGCGATCCGCAAGGACTTCCCCATCCTGGACCGCCAGGTCCACGACGGACACAAGCTCGTGTACCTGGACAACGCGGCGACCAGCCAGAAGCCGCGGCAGGTGCTGGACGCGCTCAGCGAGTACTACGAGCGCTACAACGCCAACGTCCACCGCGGCGTCCACGTCCTCGCCGAGGAGGCCACGGCGCTGTACGAGGGCGCGCGTGACAAGGTCGCGGAGTTCATCAACGCGCCCTCGCGCGACGAGGTGATCTTCACCAAGAACGCCTCGGAGTCCCTCAACCTGGTCGCGAACATGCTGGGCTGGGCCGACGACCCCTACCGCGTGGACCACGAGACCGAGATCGTCATCACGGAGATGGAGCACCACTCCAACATCGTGCCGTGGCAGCTGCTGGCGCAGCGCACCGGCGCGAAGCTCCGCTGGTTCGGCCTCACGGACGACGGCCGCCTGGACCTGTCCAACATCGACGAGGTGATCACCGAGAAGACGAAGATCGTCTCCTTCGTGCTGGTCTCCAACATCCTGGGCACCCACAACCCGGTCGAGGCGATCGTGCGCCGCGCCCAGGAGGTCGGTGCGCTGGTCTGCATCGACGCCTCCCAGGCCGCGCCGCACATGCCGTTGGACGTGCAGGCCCTCCAGGCCGACTTCGTGGCCTTCACCGGCCACAAGATGTGCGGCCCGACCGGCATCGGCGTCCTGTGGGGCCGCCAGGAGCTGCTGGAGGACCTCCCGCCGTTCCTCGGCGGCGGAGAGATGATCGAGACCGTCTCGATGCACTCCTCCACCTACGCCCCGGCCCCGCACAAGTTCGAGGCGGGTACGCCCCCCATCGCGGGCGCGGTCGGCCTGGGCGCGGCGATCGACTACCTGAACTCGATCGGCATGGACAGGATCCTCGCCCACGAGCACGCGCTGACCGAGTACGCGGTCAAGCGTCTGCTGGAGGTCCCGGACCTGCGCATCATCGGCCCCACCACGGCCGAGGAGCGCGGCGCGGCGATCTCCTTCACGCTGGGGGACATCCACCCCCACGACGTGGGCCAGGTCCTCGACGAGCAGGGCATCGCGGTCCGGGTCGGCCACCACTGCGCCCGCCCCGTCTGCCTGCGCTACGGAATTCCTGCGACCACGCGAGCGTCGTTCTATCTGTACTCCACGCCGGCCGAGATCGACGCACTGGTCGACGGTCTGGAGCACGTACGGAACTTCTTCGGCTGA
- the sufC gene encoding Fe-S cluster assembly ATPase SufC yields MATLEIRDLHVTVEADNATKEILKGVDLTVKQGETHAIMGPNGSGKSTLAYSLAGHPKYTITGGTVTLDGEDVLEMSVDERARAGLFLAMQYPVEVPGVSVSNFLRTSATAVRGEAPKLRHWVKEVKEAMERLNMDPAFAERNVNEGFSGGEKKRHEILQLELLKPKVAILDETDSGLDVDALRVVSEGVNRVRESGEVGTLLITHYTRILRYIKPDHVHVFANGRIAESGGAELADKLEAEGYEAYTKGGASE; encoded by the coding sequence ATGGCAACGCTTGAAATCCGAGACCTGCACGTCACCGTCGAGGCCGACAACGCCACGAAGGAGATCCTCAAGGGCGTCGACCTCACCGTGAAGCAGGGCGAGACGCACGCCATCATGGGCCCGAACGGCTCCGGCAAGTCGACCCTCGCCTACTCGCTGGCGGGTCACCCCAAGTACACGATCACCGGCGGCACCGTCACCCTCGACGGCGAGGACGTCCTGGAGATGTCCGTCGACGAGCGCGCCCGCGCCGGCCTGTTCCTCGCCATGCAGTACCCGGTCGAGGTCCCCGGCGTCTCGGTCTCCAACTTCCTGCGCACCTCCGCCACCGCCGTCCGCGGCGAGGCCCCCAAGCTGCGGCACTGGGTGAAGGAGGTCAAGGAGGCCATGGAGCGCCTCAACATGGACCCCGCCTTCGCCGAGCGCAACGTCAACGAGGGCTTCTCCGGCGGTGAGAAGAAGCGCCACGAGATCCTCCAGCTGGAGCTGCTCAAGCCGAAGGTCGCGATCCTCGACGAGACCGACTCCGGCCTGGACGTCGACGCCCTGCGCGTCGTCTCCGAGGGCGTCAACCGCGTCCGCGAGTCCGGTGAGGTCGGCACCCTGCTGATCACGCACTACACGCGCATCCTGCGCTACATCAAGCCCGACCACGTCCACGTCTTCGCCAACGGCCGCATCGCCGAGTCCGGCGGCGCCGAGCTGGCCGACAAGCTCGAGGCCGAGGGCTACGAGGCATACACGAAGGGCGGCGCATCCGAGTGA
- the dapA gene encoding 4-hydroxy-tetrahydrodipicolinate synthase: MTTDDDRPAAPFGRTLCAMVTPFTASGALDLDGAQRLADRLVSRGCDGLVLSGTTGESPTTTDAEKAALVTAVREAVGDRAALVAGVGTADTRHTVELALAAEKAGADGLLVVAPYYSRPPQDALEAHFREVADASGLPVMLYDIPGRTATRIEPATLVRLAGHPRIVAVKDCSYDLLGTQKVLSRTGLAYYAGCDEQILPLYAIGAVGCVSTVANVVPELFRAVLDAFDAGETGRAALLQRRAVPLVESMMAAALPGTVTAKALLGALGLPAGPVRAPLRSADRETTAGLLAAYEELAADTGQSQA, encoded by the coding sequence ATGACGACAGACGACGACCGCCCCGCCGCCCCCTTCGGCCGCACCCTGTGCGCCATGGTCACCCCGTTCACCGCCTCCGGCGCGCTCGACCTCGACGGTGCCCAGCGGCTCGCCGACCGGCTGGTCTCCCGGGGCTGCGACGGCCTGGTGCTGTCCGGCACCACGGGCGAGTCGCCGACCACCACGGACGCCGAGAAGGCGGCGCTGGTGACGGCGGTCCGGGAGGCGGTCGGGGACCGTGCGGCACTCGTCGCCGGGGTCGGCACCGCGGACACCCGGCACACCGTGGAACTGGCCCTGGCCGCCGAGAAGGCCGGAGCGGACGGACTGCTGGTGGTCGCGCCGTACTACAGCAGGCCGCCGCAGGACGCCCTGGAGGCGCACTTTCGCGAGGTCGCCGACGCGAGCGGCCTGCCCGTGATGCTGTACGACATCCCCGGCCGCACCGCTACCCGCATCGAGCCCGCGACCCTCGTCCGGCTCGCCGGTCACCCGCGGATCGTGGCCGTCAAGGACTGCTCGTACGACCTCCTCGGCACCCAGAAGGTGCTGTCCCGCACCGGTCTGGCGTACTACGCGGGCTGCGACGAGCAGATCCTCCCCCTGTACGCGATCGGAGCGGTGGGCTGCGTCAGCACCGTCGCCAACGTCGTGCCTGAGCTGTTCCGGGCCGTCCTCGACGCCTTCGACGCGGGCGAGACCGGCCGGGCCGCCCTGCTCCAGCGGCGGGCGGTCCCGCTCGTCGAGTCGATGATGGCGGCCGCCCTGCCGGGCACGGTCACCGCCAAGGCCCTCCTCGGCGCGCTGGGCCTGCCGGCGGGGCCGGTCCGCGCACCGCTGCGGTCCGCGGACCGGGAGACCACTGCCGGTCTGCTGGCGGCCTACGAGGAACTGGCCGCCGACACCGGTCAGTCCCAGGCGTAG
- a CDS encoding DUF3618 domain-containing protein — MTEATSRDGSRSGSTAQPAGGAKGPDELRRQIEQTRGQLGDTVEELAGKADVKGRAKARAADLKDRAGAMSGQLRSSAAHAGHAVQDKAGRAGHTAHGRAARARDDAERHTPPGRARGAVRAGLGHPRAVLAAGAVAGVMVAAGLVRRRRPGHC; from the coding sequence ATGACCGAGGCGACGAGCCGGGACGGTTCGAGGAGCGGCTCCACCGCGCAGCCGGCCGGCGGGGCCAAGGGACCCGACGAACTGCGCAGGCAGATCGAACAGACCCGCGGCCAGCTCGGCGACACCGTGGAGGAGCTGGCGGGCAAGGCCGACGTGAAGGGCCGCGCCAAGGCCCGGGCCGCCGACCTGAAGGACAGGGCCGGCGCCATGAGCGGGCAACTGCGCAGCTCCGCCGCGCACGCCGGGCACGCCGTACAGGACAAGGCGGGCCGGGCCGGGCACACCGCGCACGGCAGGGCGGCCCGGGCCCGGGACGACGCGGAGCGGCACACGCCGCCCGGGCGGGCGCGCGGCGCGGTGCGGGCCGGGCTCGGGCATCCGCGCGCCGTGCTGGCCGCCGGGGCGGTGGCGGGCGTGATGGTCGCGGCGGGCCTCGTGCGGCGCCGCCGGCCCGGACACTGCTGA
- a CDS encoding multidrug efflux SMR transporter translates to MGYLLLAGAIAAEVAGTTAMKYSEGFSRLVPSLLTALAYVLSFALLAQTLKILAVGTAYAIWAGVGTAAIATIGVAFMGEGMTATKAAGIALIIIGVVVLNLGGAH, encoded by the coding sequence ATGGGATATCTGCTCCTGGCCGGAGCCATCGCCGCCGAGGTCGCCGGCACCACCGCCATGAAGTACAGCGAGGGCTTCAGCAGGCTCGTGCCGTCCCTGCTGACGGCGCTCGCCTACGTCCTCTCCTTCGCCCTCCTCGCCCAGACCCTGAAGATCCTCGCCGTCGGCACGGCGTACGCCATCTGGGCCGGAGTGGGTACGGCCGCCATCGCCACCATCGGCGTCGCCTTCATGGGCGAGGGGATGACGGCCACCAAGGCCGCCGGCATCGCGCTGATCATCATCGGCGTCGTCGTCCTCAACCTGGGCGGAGCGCACTGA
- a CDS encoding phage holin family protein has translation MTGTMHTRPVHDEQHSVGELVGQATEQLSRLVRQEVALAKMELAEKGKRAGRGGGMLGAAGAIAYVGLFALAGTATAALSLVLPVWAAALIVTAALFVIAGVLAMTGRAQLRRAVPPKPEETLGSVRADVDQIRERAHR, from the coding sequence GTGACCGGAACCATGCACACCAGGCCGGTGCACGACGAGCAGCACTCCGTGGGCGAACTCGTCGGGCAGGCCACCGAACAGCTCTCCCGGCTCGTGCGTCAGGAAGTGGCCCTCGCCAAGATGGAACTGGCCGAGAAGGGCAAGCGCGCCGGGCGCGGCGGCGGAATGCTCGGTGCCGCGGGCGCCATCGCCTACGTGGGCCTGTTCGCCCTGGCCGGCACGGCCACCGCCGCGCTCTCGCTGGTACTGCCCGTCTGGGCCGCGGCGCTCATCGTGACGGCGGCGCTCTTCGTGATCGCCGGCGTACTGGCCATGACCGGTCGCGCCCAGCTCCGCCGGGCCGTGCCACCCAAGCCCGAGGAGACCCTCGGCAGCGTCAGGGCCGACGTGGACCAGATCAGGGAAAGGGCACATCGATGA
- a CDS encoding DNA alkylation repair protein — protein MAELAGLEDPRIRAVNEKHGDDHGVNLTRLRALAKRLKTQPELARRLWATDDTAARLLSLLICRPRAFDRAELDTMLRGARTPKVHDWLVAYVVKKSPHAEELRVAWTADPDPVVASAGWALTTERVTRRPAGLDLPGLLDTVESEMRDAPDRLQWAMNHCLARIGIDHPEHRPRALAVGERLGVLKDYPTPPGCTSPYAPVWITEIVRRQQEQATPKATLADT, from the coding sequence ATGGCCGAGCTGGCCGGGCTCGAGGACCCGCGGATCCGGGCGGTGAACGAGAAGCACGGCGACGACCACGGCGTGAACCTCACCAGGCTGCGCGCTCTCGCGAAGCGGCTGAAGACGCAGCCGGAACTGGCACGCCGGCTCTGGGCGACGGACGACACCGCCGCGCGACTGCTGAGCCTCCTGATCTGCCGCCCCAGAGCCTTCGACCGCGCCGAACTGGACACCATGCTGCGCGGGGCCCGCACTCCAAAGGTGCACGACTGGCTCGTCGCCTACGTGGTGAAGAAGAGCCCGCACGCCGAGGAACTGCGCGTGGCCTGGACGGCCGATCCGGACCCGGTGGTCGCGAGCGCCGGCTGGGCGCTGACCACCGAACGCGTGACGAGGAGACCGGCGGGTCTCGACCTCCCGGGTCTGCTGGACACCGTCGAGTCGGAGATGAGGGACGCCCCGGACCGCCTCCAGTGGGCGATGAACCACTGCCTGGCCCGGATCGGCATCGACCACCCCGAACACCGCCCCCGCGCCCTCGCCGTCGGCGAACGCCTCGGGGTCCTCAAGGACTACCCGACTCCCCCGGGCTGCACCTCCCCGTACGCCCCCGTCTGGATCACGGAGATCGTGCGCCGCCAACAGGAGCAGGCCACCCCGAAGGCCACCCTCGCAGACACCTGA
- a CDS encoding non-heme iron oxygenase ferredoxin subunit, whose protein sequence is MTFVRVCGADELEEDTPKRVELDGTPISVVRTEGELFAIYDICSHANVSLAEGEVDDCHIECWLHGSRFDLRSGKPDSLPATRPVPVYPVKIEGDDVLVSLTQES, encoded by the coding sequence ATGACCTTCGTACGCGTCTGTGGAGCGGACGAGCTGGAGGAGGACACCCCGAAGCGGGTGGAACTCGACGGCACGCCGATCTCCGTCGTGCGGACGGAGGGCGAGCTGTTCGCCATTTACGACATCTGCTCGCACGCGAACGTCTCGCTGGCCGAGGGCGAGGTCGACGACTGCCACATCGAGTGCTGGCTGCACGGCTCGCGCTTCGACCTCCGGTCCGGCAAGCCCGACAGTCTTCCGGCGACGCGCCCCGTCCCCGTATACCCCGTAAAGATCGAAGGGGACGACGTGCTCGTCTCCCTCACCCAGGAGTCCTGA
- a CDS encoding metal-sulfur cluster assembly factor: MSETLEMKPASEEELREALMDVVDPELGIDVVNLGLIYGIHVDDANIATVDMTLTSAACPLTDVIEDQAKSATDGLVSELRINWVWMPPWGPDKITDDGREQLRALGFNV, translated from the coding sequence ATGAGCGAGACCCTGGAGATGAAGCCGGCCTCGGAGGAGGAGCTCCGCGAGGCCCTGATGGACGTCGTGGACCCGGAGCTGGGCATCGACGTCGTCAACCTCGGCCTGATCTACGGCATCCACGTCGACGACGCGAACATCGCGACCGTCGACATGACCCTGACGTCGGCGGCCTGTCCGCTGACCGACGTGATCGAGGACCAGGCCAAGTCCGCCACGGACGGCCTCGTCAGCGAGCTGCGCATCAACTGGGTCTGGATGCCGCCGTGGGGCCCCGACAAGATCACGGACGACGGCCGCGAGCAGCTGCGCGCGCTCGGGTTCAACGTCTGA
- the dapD gene encoding 2,3,4,5-tetrahydropyridine-2,6-dicarboxylate N-succinyltransferase, producing the protein MTDTTAPRTTGAVAAGLATIAADGTVLDTWYPAPELSDEPGPSGTERLTAEQAAELLGGGATAAVGPDARRGVEVVAVRTVIASLDEKPVDTHDVYLRLHLLSHRLVKPHGQSLDGIFAHLANVAWTSLGPVAVDDIEKVRLNARAEGLHLQVTSVDKFPRMTDYVAPKGVRIADADRVRLGAHLAEGTTVMHEGFVNFNAGTLGTSMVEGRISAGVVVGDGSDIGGGASTMGTLSGGGNVRIVIGERCLVGAEAGVGIALGDECVVEAGLYVTAGTRVTMPDGQVVKARELSGASNILFRRNSVTGTVEARPNNAVWGGLNEVLHSHN; encoded by the coding sequence ATGACCGACACGACTGCTCCCCGCACCACCGGCGCCGTGGCCGCCGGCCTCGCCACGATCGCCGCCGACGGCACCGTCCTCGACACCTGGTACCCGGCGCCCGAACTGTCCGACGAGCCCGGTCCCTCCGGCACCGAGCGCCTCACCGCCGAACAGGCCGCCGAACTCCTGGGCGGCGGCGCGACCGCCGCGGTCGGTCCGGACGCCCGCCGCGGCGTCGAGGTGGTCGCGGTCCGCACGGTCATCGCCTCGCTGGACGAGAAGCCGGTCGACACGCACGACGTCTACCTGCGCCTGCACCTGCTCTCCCACCGCCTGGTCAAGCCGCACGGCCAGAGCCTGGACGGCATCTTCGCCCACCTCGCCAACGTCGCCTGGACCTCGCTGGGCCCGGTCGCCGTGGACGACATCGAGAAGGTCCGCCTCAACGCCCGCGCCGAGGGCCTGCACCTCCAGGTCACCTCGGTCGACAAGTTCCCCCGCATGACGGACTACGTCGCACCCAAGGGCGTCCGCATCGCCGACGCCGACCGCGTCCGGCTCGGCGCCCACCTGGCCGAGGGCACCACGGTCATGCACGAGGGCTTCGTCAACTTCAACGCCGGCACGCTGGGCACCTCGATGGTCGAGGGCCGCATCTCCGCGGGTGTCGTCGTCGGCGACGGCTCCGACATCGGCGGCGGCGCCTCCACCATGGGCACCCTCTCCGGCGGCGGCAACGTCCGCATCGTCATCGGCGAGCGCTGCCTGGTCGGCGCCGAGGCGGGCGTCGGCATCGCCCTGGGCGACGAGTGCGTGGTCGAGGCCGGCCTCTACGTCACCGCGGGCACCCGCGTCACGATGCCCGACGGCCAGGTCGTCAAGGCCCGCGAGCTCTCCGGCGCCTCCAACATCCTCTTCCGCCGCAACTCGGTCACCGGCACGGTCGAGGCCCGCCCGAACAACGCGGTCTGGGGCGGCCTGAACGAGGTCCTGCACAGCCACAACTGA
- the sufU gene encoding Fe-S cluster assembly sulfur transfer protein SufU: MKLDSMYQEVILDHYKNPHGRGLRDGDAEVHHVNPTCGDEITLRVKYDGTTISDVSYEGQGCSISQASASVLNDLLVGKDLAQAQRIQETFLELMQSKGRIEPDDAMEEVLEDAVAFAGVSKYPARVKCALLSWMAWKDATAQALDGADADKETTA; encoded by the coding sequence ATGAAGCTGGACTCCATGTACCAGGAAGTCATCCTGGACCACTACAAGAACCCGCACGGGCGGGGCTTGCGGGATGGCGACGCCGAGGTCCACCACGTCAACCCGACATGCGGCGACGAGATCACGCTCCGCGTGAAGTACGACGGCACGACGATCAGCGACGTCAGCTACGAGGGCCAGGGCTGCTCCATCAGCCAGGCGAGCGCCTCCGTGCTGAACGACCTGCTGGTCGGCAAGGACCTCGCCCAGGCTCAGCGGATCCAGGAGACCTTCCTGGAGCTGATGCAGTCCAAGGGCAGGATCGAGCCCGACGACGCGATGGAGGAGGTCCTGGAGGACGCGGTCGCGTTCGCCGGGGTCTCGAAGTACCCGGCCCGGGTCAAGTGCGCCCTGCTGAGCTGGATGGCCTGGAAGGACGCGACCGCCCAGGCGCTGGACGGCGCCGACGCCGACAAGGAGACGACGGCATGA
- the sufD gene encoding Fe-S cluster assembly protein SufD translates to MAEAQNIPVGSTTAGQIAVAAESTVATRMSAPASFDVADFQVPHGREEEWRFTPLERLRGLHDGTAVATGDGVKVDVEAPEGVVVETVGRDDARIGRAGTPVDRVAAQAYSAFEKAGVITVPKETVLTEPIRIAVHGEGGTAYGHQVVELGAFAEAVVVIDHTGDAVLAANVDYVLGDGAKLTVVSVQDWDDKAVHVGQHNALVGRDATFKSFVVTFGGDLVRLHPRVAYAGPGGEAELFGLYFTDAGQHQEHRLLVDHNVPHCKSNVVYKGALQGDDAHAVWIGDVLIEAAAEGTDTYEMNRNLVLTDGARVDSVPNLEIETGEIVGAGHASATGRFDDEQLFYLMARGIPELDARRLVVRGFFAELVQQIGVADIEERLLAKIEKELEASVA, encoded by the coding sequence ATGGCTGAGGCTCAGAACATCCCCGTGGGGTCCACCACCGCGGGCCAGATCGCGGTGGCCGCCGAGTCGACCGTCGCCACGCGCATGAGCGCGCCCGCGTCCTTCGACGTGGCGGACTTCCAGGTCCCGCACGGCCGCGAGGAGGAGTGGCGGTTCACCCCGCTGGAGCGGCTGCGCGGGCTGCACGACGGCACCGCCGTCGCCACCGGCGACGGCGTGAAGGTCGACGTCGAGGCGCCCGAGGGCGTCGTCGTCGAGACCGTCGGCCGCGACGACGCGCGCATCGGCAGGGCCGGGACCCCCGTGGACCGGGTCGCCGCCCAGGCCTACTCGGCGTTCGAGAAGGCCGGCGTGATCACCGTCCCCAAGGAGACGGTCCTCACCGAGCCGATCCGCATCGCCGTGCACGGCGAGGGCGGCACCGCCTACGGCCACCAGGTCGTCGAGCTGGGCGCCTTCGCCGAGGCCGTGGTCGTCATCGACCACACCGGCGACGCGGTGCTCGCGGCCAACGTCGACTACGTCCTGGGCGACGGCGCCAAGCTGACCGTCGTCTCCGTCCAGGACTGGGACGACAAGGCCGTGCACGTCGGCCAGCACAACGCGCTCGTCGGCCGCGACGCGACCTTCAAGTCCTTCGTCGTCACCTTCGGCGGCGACCTGGTACGGCTGCACCCCCGGGTGGCCTACGCGGGCCCCGGCGGCGAGGCCGAGCTGTTCGGCCTGTACTTCACCGACGCCGGCCAGCACCAGGAGCACCGCCTCCTGGTCGACCACAACGTCCCGCACTGCAAGTCGAACGTCGTCTACAAGGGCGCGCTCCAGGGCGACGACGCGCACGCGGTGTGGATCGGCGACGTGCTCATCGAGGCCGCGGCCGAGGGCACCGACACCTACGAGATGAACCGCAACCTCGTCCTCACCGACGGCGCGCGGGTCGACTCGGTGCCGAACCTGGAGATCGAGACCGGCGAGATCGTCGGCGCCGGTCACGCCTCCGCCACCGGCCGCTTCGACGACGAGCAGCTCTTCTACCTGATGGCGCGCGGCATCCCCGAGCTCGACGCCCGCCGCCTGGTGGTCCGCGGCTTCTTCGCCGAGCTGGTCCAGCAGATCGGCGTCGCGGACATCGAGGAGCGCCTCCTCGCCAAGATCGAGAAGGAGCTGGAGGCGTCGGTCGCATGA
- a CDS encoding TetR family transcriptional regulator, translating to MVRRHDPERRQRIIDAAIRVVGRAGIAGLSHRSVAAEADVPLGSTTYHFATLDDLMVAALRQANEGFARVVAAHPALSDPEADLPGELARVLGAWLGGDRTGVELEYELYLAALRRPALRPVAAEWAEGVGALLAARTDPVTARALVAVLDGICLQVLLTDTPYDEEYAREVLTRLIPAPGTRDAPRPGSHRRAAAG from the coding sequence ATGGTCCGCCGCCACGATCCGGAGCGCCGCCAGCGCATCATCGACGCGGCGATCAGGGTCGTCGGACGCGCGGGCATCGCCGGGCTCAGCCACCGCAGCGTCGCCGCCGAGGCGGACGTGCCGCTCGGCTCCACGACGTACCACTTCGCGACCCTCGACGACCTCATGGTCGCCGCCCTGCGCCAGGCCAACGAGGGCTTCGCCAGGGTCGTCGCGGCGCACCCCGCCCTGTCCGACCCCGAGGCCGACCTGCCCGGCGAACTCGCCCGCGTCCTCGGCGCATGGCTGGGCGGCGACCGCACCGGCGTGGAGCTGGAGTACGAGCTGTACCTCGCCGCCCTGCGCCGCCCCGCGCTGCGCCCGGTCGCCGCCGAGTGGGCCGAGGGCGTGGGCGCCCTGCTCGCCGCCCGCACGGACCCCGTGACGGCCCGAGCCCTGGTCGCCGTACTGGACGGCATCTGCCTCCAGGTGCTGCTGACGGACACGCCGTACGACGAGGAGTACGCCCGGGAGGTGCTGACCCGGCTGATCCCCGCGCCCGGCACGCGAGACGCCCCCCGGCCCGGCTCGCATCGGCGGGCGGCGGCCGGTTAG
- the sufB gene encoding Fe-S cluster assembly protein SufB: protein MTLPTETAHPELEGLGKYEYGWADSDTAGASAKRGINEDVVRDISAKKNEPEWMTKLRLKGLRLFEKKPMPNWGSDLSGIDFDNIKYFVRSTEKQAESWEDLPEDIKNTYDKLGIPEAEKQRLVAGVAAQYESEVVYHQIREDLEEQGVIFLDTDTALKEHPELFKEYFGTVIPVGDNKFASLNSAVWSGGSFIYVPKGVHVEIPLQAYFRINTENMGQFERTLIIVDEGAYVHYVEGCTAPIYKSDSLHSAVVEIIVKKNARCRYTTIQNWSNNVYNLVTKRAVAYEGATMEWIDGNIGSKVTMKYPAVYLMGEHAKGETLSIAFAGEGQHQDAGSKMVHMAPNTSSNIVSKSVARGGGRTSYRGLVEIGEGAHGSKSNVLCDALLVDTISRSDTYPYVDVREDDVSMGHEATVSKVSEDQLFYLMSRGLSEFEAMAMIVRGFVEPIAKELPMEYALELNRLIELQMEGAVG, encoded by the coding sequence ATGACTCTCCCCACGGAGACTGCTCACCCTGAGCTCGAGGGCCTGGGCAAGTACGAATACGGCTGGGCCGACTCCGACACGGCCGGCGCCTCTGCCAAGCGCGGCATCAACGAGGACGTCGTCCGCGACATCTCCGCGAAGAAGAACGAGCCGGAGTGGATGACCAAGCTCCGTCTCAAGGGCCTGCGCCTCTTCGAGAAGAAGCCGATGCCGAACTGGGGCTCGGACCTGTCGGGGATCGACTTCGACAACATCAAGTACTTCGTGCGCTCCACGGAGAAGCAGGCGGAGTCCTGGGAGGACCTGCCCGAGGACATCAAGAACACGTACGACAAGCTCGGCATCCCGGAGGCGGAGAAGCAGCGCCTCGTCGCCGGTGTCGCCGCGCAGTACGAGTCCGAGGTCGTCTACCACCAGATCCGCGAGGACCTGGAGGAGCAGGGCGTCATCTTCCTGGACACCGACACGGCCCTGAAGGAGCACCCCGAGCTCTTCAAGGAGTACTTCGGCACCGTCATCCCCGTCGGTGACAACAAGTTCGCCTCGCTGAACAGCGCCGTGTGGTCCGGCGGCTCCTTCATCTACGTGCCGAAGGGCGTGCACGTCGAGATCCCGCTCCAGGCCTACTTCCGTATCAACACGGAGAACATGGGCCAGTTCGAGCGGACCCTGATCATCGTCGACGAGGGCGCCTACGTGCACTACGTCGAGGGCTGCACCGCGCCGATCTACAAGTCGGACTCGCTGCACTCCGCGGTCGTCGAGATCATCGTCAAGAAGAACGCCCGCTGCCGCTACACGACCATCCAGAACTGGTCGAACAACGTCTACAACCTGGTCACCAAGCGCGCCGTGGCGTACGAGGGCGCGACCATGGAGTGGATCGACGGCAACATCGGCTCCAAGGTGACGATGAAGTACCCGGCCGTCTACCTGATGGGCGAGCACGCCAAGGGCGAGACCCTCTCCATCGCCTTCGCGGGCGAGGGCCAGCACCAGGACGCCGGCTCCAAGATGGTCCACATGGCGCCGAACACCTCCTCCAACATCGTGTCGAAGTCGGTGGCGCGCGGCGGCGGCCGCACCTCCTACCGCGGTCTCGTCGAGATCGGCGAGGGCGCCCACGGCTCCAAGTCGAACGTGCTGTGCGACGCGCTGCTCGTCGACACCATCTCCCGCTCCGACACGTACCCCTACGTGGACGTCCGCGAGGACGACGTGTCCATGGGCCACGAGGCGACCGTCTCCAAGGTCTCCGAGGACCAGCTCTTCTACCTGATGAGCCGCGGTCTGAGCGAGTTCGAGGCGATGGCGATGATCGTGCGCGGCTTCGTCGAGCCGATCGCCAAGGAGCTGCCCATGGAGTACGCCCTCGAGCTCAACCGGCTGATCGAGCTGCAGATGGAGGGCGCGGTCGGCTGA